The genomic DNA GTCGTTTCTGATTCTTCGACTAGCTCAATCGTCGTCCCATGGTGGGAAGAGTTTCCGAAGCGGTGGGtgattgtgttgctctgtttctcaGCTTTTCTTCTCTGCAATATGGACAGAGTAAgttaggaaacaaaacaaaaagattgaatttttatgGAAATTGAAGTGTTTTTGGACTTGGGATCTGCTTAATTAGGAAATTGGAGTTATCAATTTGGGACAGATGATGTTTTTCAACAGGTGAATATGAGCATAGCTATACTTCCTATGTCAGCTGAGTATGGTTGGAATCCAGCAACTGTTGGTTTGATTCAGTCTTCTTTCTTCTGGGGTTACCTTCTTACTCAGGTTAAGCTTTTTGATTTCTTTCCTTAATTAGGTGTTCCTTTGTCTTCAttgtatagattctttactATGGTTGCATAAAGGATTTTCTTTTGAATCAAATAAGTGTGTATCTGAATCAATCAGTGTGTTTGTTGATATGATTAGATAGCTGGTGGGATATGGGCAGACACTGTAGGTGGGAAAAGGGTTCTTGGATTCGGTGTTATTTGGTGGTCAATCGCTACAATTCTCACTCCTGTAGCTGCTAAACTTGGTCTTCCTTACTTGCTCGTTGTTCGTGCTTTCATGGGAGTTGGAGAGGTATgatgttttagattttaagTCTCAGATTTGTGTATTTCGATGGAGAAGTAAATTTCATTTGGTGTGTCTATAGGGTGTTGCAATGCCTGctatgaataatatattgtcGAAGTGGGTGCCTGTGCAAGAGAGAAGTAGATCTCTCGCGCTTGTTTACAGCGGAATGTATCTTGGATCCGTTACTGGTTTAGCCTTTTCGCCTTTCTTGATTCATCAGTTTGGATGGCCCTCTGTGTTTTACTCTTTTGGGTCTCTTGGAACTGTATGGCTGATTCTGTGGCTAACTAAGGTCAGGCTTCTCTACTGCTTTAACTATTTCTTGATCAAAATCTCATAGTCTCATACCATTCATGTGTGTTGTTACTTATTATAGGCAGAGAGTTCACCACTAGAAGATCCAACGTTGCTCCCTAAAGAAAGAAAGCTAATTGCAGACAATTGTGCCAGCAAAGAGCCAGTGAAGTCAATCCCTTGGAGGTTGATACTGTCGAAACCGCCGGTTTGGGCTCTCATCGGTTGCCACTTTTGTCACAACTGGGGAACATTTATTCTCTTAACCTGGATGCCAACTTATTACCATCAAGTCAGTTTTATTACTGTCTTTATTCAGCGAGCTTTGATGTTCTATATTTCTCTGGATATTAATCTCATGAACATTGTGAGTGCAGGTGCTGAAGTTCAACCTAATGGAATCAGGGCTTCTCTCAGTATTTCCATGGATGACTATGGCGATTTCTGCAAATGCTGGAGGATGGATCGCCGATACACTCGTCAGCCGAGGTTTCTCTGTCACCAATGTCCGCAAGGTACCTGCACTGCATATATCACCCTTCAGTCCATTTCAATGAATCTAGTTCAAGTAATTTATTCGATAATCATTTTATCCTTTTCTATGATGAATTCAGATAATGCAAACAATTGGGTTTCTTGGACCAGCGTTCTTCCTAACACAGCTGAAACACATAGATTCTCCAACAATGGCTGTTTTGTGCATGGCTTGTAGCCAGGGGACTGATGCGTTTTCACAGTCTGGTctatactctaaccatcaagaTATTGCTCCAAGATACTCTGTAAGTGTAGTTACTTACTCCCAAGTCTTAACTAATTATGCTACTCTAAAGCAAATTGATAAGCACGTTGATGATGTTGTTTGTGTGATTAGGGAGTGTTACTTGGTTTGTCTAATACTGCTGGAGTACTTGCCGGTGTTCTTGGCACAGCTGCGACTGGTCACATCCTTCAACACGGTCAGGACTCTCAACACTTTTTGATTCTGACAATTCGTTGCTTAATCCTTTTAAACTCTAGTAAGTCTTTTTGTGTTCCTAATGAAATTAAAACTGACATGATATGCCTCAGGTTCTTGGGATGATGTTTTCACGATTTCGGTTGGTCTTTACCTTGTTGGGACTGTCGTTTGGAACTTATTTTCAACTGGAGAGAAGATAATCGATTGATCCATTAAAGAACAGTGATTTATCAGTGAAGAATTCAGCTCAAAGACCTCATCAGGTGCATCTTCACCTCATGCCAGTCTCCGATTATACATATCATTGCAGTCTTAGAGCTTGCCGGAACATACCTTTTTTGCCGGAAAATTATCCTGGAAAAATCTGCTCGTTGATTTAGGCCAAAGCATAATATGTAGATGAAAGCTATACGGTTAATTTTTTGTACAAAAAACGAAGCTCACACTGTCACGTTTCTCAAGATTACTTCAGATCTTTCTTcagctctatatatatattatttcatacAGAATACACGCAGTTCTCTAATATGCTATTGCGTAGTGACCAAGAAAAGAGTTTTCTAAACTTAAAAGGCATAACAGAACTTAAGATTCACGGTCACTGGTAGAACTTGATcttttgaaggaagaagaggagtttATGAACTGTATGCAGTCTTCTATAGCCTCTGATCTTTGACTATCATTAACGACAGAGATGACCGAAGGCTGAGATAtaccagaagaagaagccttCTTCAGAGGtgtagatctcttcttcttcttcgtcctcatCACCACTTGTCGTAAGCCTTTAACGAAGATACAGCTGACATGTTTGACCAGTCTTGCTGCTGTGCATTCTGTTTTCCTCGGTAGCCTCATACCACAGCTTGTTGTGCAACCAGGATTCTTACCATATGGTCCCTTGACTGAGGATTGCTTACCGGGTGTTACTGGTCTAGTGTTTGCACTGAACCGTTTTGTTCCTGTAGCTGACATatcaagagagagagtgagagcaGTTTGTGAGAACAAACCTGAGGAGAGTAagggattatatatatatagggattgATGCTCAAACGTTGCCTATAAGAGTTCAGGTAGAGACCAGAGAAGCCATGATTATTAATAATGTATCAATCAATAATGACATAATAACACTTAAAGCCATGATTACTGTAGTCATTTAAAAcatacacaaagaaaaatagtagGCAGGTTCAGTTTTCATACTTACTTTAGATACTTTTTGTCAAAAGAATTGTAATAACTAACAGATTTAAAGATATCTGAAACTCTTAACGCCgaaa from Camelina sativa cultivar DH55 chromosome 7, Cs, whole genome shotgun sequence includes the following:
- the LOC104700536 gene encoding sodium-dependent phosphate transport protein 1, chloroplastic isoform X1, coding for MNARALLCSPNLHSLYTSNRPPEKSVSSRGLKPAPKSLRVWVYPRNRSGVFRVLVRSSDKRESSNSYYLDEERVSQNEVVSDSSTSSIVVPWWEEFPKRWVIVLLCFSAFLLCNMDRVNMSIAILPMSAEYGWNPATVGLIQSSFFWGYLLTQIAGGIWADTVGGKRVLGFGVIWWSIATILTPVAAKLGLPYLLVVRAFMGVGEGVAMPAMNNILSKWVPVQERSRSLALVYSGMYLGSVTGLAFSPFLIHQFGWPSVFYSFGSLGTVWLILWLTKAESSPLEDPTLLPKERKLIADNCASKEPVKSIPWRLILSKPPVWALIGCHFCHNWGTFILLTWMPTYYHQVLKFNLMESGLLSVFPWMTMAISANAGGWIADTLVSRGFSVTNVRKIMQTIGFLGPAFFLTQLKHIDSPTMAVLCMACSQGTDAFSQSGLYSNHQDIAPRYSGVLLGLSNTAGVLAGVLGTAATGHILQHGSWDDVFTISVGLYLVGTVVWNLFSTGEKIID
- the LOC104700536 gene encoding sodium-dependent phosphate transport protein 1, chloroplastic isoform X2, which codes for MVGRVSEAVGDCVALFLSFSSLQYGQNDVFQQVNMSIAILPMSAEYGWNPATVGLIQSSFFWGYLLTQIAGGIWADTVGGKRVLGFGVIWWSIATILTPVAAKLGLPYLLVVRAFMGVGEGVAMPAMNNILSKWVPVQERSRSLALVYSGMYLGSVTGLAFSPFLIHQFGWPSVFYSFGSLGTVWLILWLTKAESSPLEDPTLLPKERKLIADNCASKEPVKSIPWRLILSKPPVWALIGCHFCHNWGTFILLTWMPTYYHQVLKFNLMESGLLSVFPWMTMAISANAGGWIADTLVSRGFSVTNVRKIMQTIGFLGPAFFLTQLKHIDSPTMAVLCMACSQGTDAFSQSGLYSNHQDIAPRYSGVLLGLSNTAGVLAGVLGTAATGHILQHGSWDDVFTISVGLYLVGTVVWNLFSTGEKIID